In Camarhynchus parvulus chromosome Z, STF_HiC, whole genome shotgun sequence, a genomic segment contains:
- the ATP6AP1L gene encoding V-type proton ATPase subunit S1-like protein, protein MDRIAALRLLLLLLAALGRSEERSPAANSSHEFSDQDFLQRAGQHYNGRVKPKFDVNQEAIAQQGAPWSHPGLPHSPLNVSINGTPCILFWARRILIRMENHTQLDLTDRTFGAHASVDVGDSNCSEDSAMLSLKFGDIGNLKGLVIRLLLTTSYYQLSVRSWFSLQRLQLLYNHSVQATFNASGIRAPTAHSFRCQRVSSLQRHDALLVPSSQHDLSHLWEVTFVDFQIQGFNIQEGHFAYARDCASFFSPAILMGLVMSLILLLVLAYALHMLVHLKSLDRHYECKAPPAYFAQMKDSDMGDEKEPLRNSGNEAYELRNQQFGKIYI, encoded by the exons ATGGACCGGATCGCTGCCCTgcggctcctgctgctgctgctggccgcGCTCGGCCGCTCCGAGGAGCGAAGCCCCGCCGCAAACAG TTCACACGAATTTTCAGATCAAGATTTTCTCCAGAGAGCTG gtcAGCATTACAATGGTCGTGTGAAGCCAAAGTTTGATGTCAATCAGGAGGCAATTGCACAG cAAGGAGCGCCCTGGAGCCACCCTGGgctcccccacagccccctgaaCGTCAGCATCAACGGCACCCCCTGCATCCTGTTCTGGGCCAGGAGGATCCTGATCAGGATGGAGAACCACACCCAGCTGGATTTGACAGACAGGACCTTTGGAGCCCACGCCTCCGTGGATGTTGGGGACTCAAACTGCAGCGAGGACAGCGCCAT GCTTTCCCTGAAGTTTGGTGACATTGGAAATCTGAAGGGACTTGTTATCAG gctcctgctgaCCACCAGCTACTACCAGCTGTCGGTGCGGAGCTGGTTCagcctgcagaggctgcagctgctgtacAACCACTCGGTGCAGGCGACGTTCAACGCCTCGGGGATCCGCGCGCCCACCGCGCACTCGTTCCGCTGCCAGCGCGtcagcagcctgcagagacACGATGCTCTGCtggtgcccagctcccagcacgaCCTCTCCCACCTCTGGGAGGTCACCTTTGTCGACTTCCAG ATTCAAGGTTTTAACATCCAAGAAGGACATTTTGCCTACGCCAGGGACTGTGCATCCTTCTTCTCCCCAGCAATCCTGATGGGCCTGGTGATGTCCCTGATTCTGCTGCTGGTCCTGGCCTATGCTCTGCACATGCTCGTCCACCTGAAATCCCTGGACAGGCACTACGAGTGCAAAGCTCCTCCTGCCTACTTTGCACAGATGAAGGACAGTGACATGGGAGATGAGAAGGAGCCCCTGAGAAACAGTGGAAATGAGGCCTATGAACTCAGGAACCAGCAGTTTGGTAAAATCTATATTTAG